One stretch of Pseudomonadota bacterium DNA includes these proteins:
- a CDS encoding TlpA disulfide reductase family protein, with amino-acid sequence MTTSTLTKSAAIALALCLGLGFSLWQRQSDATNDWAFTGLDGEPVTRANYASDKVLINFWATWCPPCLRELPLLSTLASDTPDDELRVLAVAYDDPKNIARFLAEHPVSLDFAHGFADVKAAMADYGNVSSSLPFSVLLDRNGKVIEKHLGELLPDTLPAFVASGE; translated from the coding sequence ATGACCACCTCGACCCTGACCAAATCAGCCGCCATCGCCCTCGCGCTGTGCCTGGGGCTGGGCTTCTCACTCTGGCAGCGGCAGAGCGACGCCACGAACGACTGGGCCTTCACCGGTCTCGACGGCGAACCCGTGACGCGCGCCAACTACGCGTCCGACAAAGTGCTGATCAATTTCTGGGCGACGTGGTGCCCACCGTGCTTGCGGGAGTTGCCGTTGTTGAGCACCTTGGCGAGTGACACCCCGGACGACGAGTTGCGGGTGCTCGCTGTCGCCTACGACGACCCGAAGAACATTGCCCGTTTTCTCGCCGAGCACCCCGTTTCACTCGATTTCGCGCACGGCTTCGCCGACGTCAAGGCTGCCATGGCCGACTACGGCAACGTGTCGAGCAGCCTGCCGTTCAGCGTGCTACTTGACCGCAACGGCAAGGTGATTGAGAAACACCTGGGCGAGTTGCTGCCGGACACCTTGCCGGCCTTTGTCGCCTCTGGCGAGTGA